From the Arctopsyche grandis isolate Sample6627 chromosome 2, ASM5162203v2, whole genome shotgun sequence genome, the window TCATCTCAACATCGCTGAGTCTGAAATTTCAAAAGCGAATGCGATTATTAATATATCCAAGAATTGATAGTAATAcagaaacaatatatgtatatgtatgtgacttacTCGTTTGACGAAGATCCCGCCTCGGAGATGGACCTGAAAGAAAAGTGattgtaattatgaatattgtaaatcattgataaataatcatcCTTGTACTGTTCTGTACATTGAAACAACTTACATTTTTGTTGGCGATGCCGAGCGAACGCTCATCATTTCCACATCACTTTCTGAgctgaaattgaaattattgcaatTAATAACATATCCAAGAATTGATAATAATACcgaaacaatatatacataaatatatttactataaatataGTCATAAGCCTATATAGGGTAtagatcagcggtttccaaactgggaggcaccaaaactttttaataaaaaaataattttcataccataatctATAaactccaaataaataaaacttcatatcgtagcttaacagtaaaaattcaatgcatgaatgtttatttttatttttctttcatttttatatatacatttaattactataaaaaattatccggagaagaagtaaaaatctttttattgaccacttggatggtttagtgctgcatttttccaattatttcaaagaccttgatttcccAAAGTTGTTGTGGATCCAGAATCAATTAATAACTACATTaaagaagaagacgaattcgagctgacaaccatcgaaaaagaaaaattgataaaactaaactttgtgccaataaacaacaacatccttcgcatttaattttgatgtgttctgagatgtagtttaattagtaatttaatatataaatttatgtttatagccaaacatttttattattctgtcattaaaggtttattatttaaaacgtgtctatattattatatctattgaaaaataaaaggtagcataaagtttggaaaccgctggtatAGATAGaagcattatataaaatattatatagaaacTGTCatccatataataataaaacatggataatatgtacatatataaatagatatgaTTTACCATTTCGATGGGCCCGCGTCTGAGCAGATAGACCTGAAAGTAAAATGattgtaattatgaatattgTCAATCGATGATAAATGATCATACTCATACTGTAATTATAGAGAATCAACTTACATTCTGGATACCGGGTTCCTCATCTTAACGTCGCGATTGGACCTGAAATTTAAAAGCGATTGcgattatttacatatgcagGAGTTTATAAGCAGCAAGTTTATGTGATTTACTATAAATAATCATACGTATAGTAAAATATAAGTTAAAACTTACGCTCTGTATAAAGTGCTCGGGGTTTGACTAACCTCGGAATCGCTATCCGAgctgaaattgaaattattgcgattatttacatatatccagGAAGTGATAATAATAcagaaacaatatataatatataaataaatgtgatttACTATAAATAATCATACTTAAAACTTACGTTTCGTATAAAATAGTTGAGGCTTGACATAGGCCGGAATCGCGGTCATTATCCGAgctgaaattgaaattattgtgaTTAATAACATATCCAAGAATTGATAATAATAcagaaacaatatataaatatatgtatgtgatgtaatataaataattataggtCTATATTGTATAAAGGGTTAAAACTTACTTTCCGCGTACCGTTGCGAGCGAGCTCCGTTCGGAATCGCTGTCTGatctgaaattgaaattattgcgattaataatatatatttaagaattgataataatacagaaacaacatataaatatatgtatgtgatttaatataaataattataggtatacatatatgtaatataaagggTTAAAACTTACGTTCCGCGCAGCGTAGCGATCGAGCCCTCTCCAGAATCGTTATCAGAgctgaaattgaaattattgttattaataacATATCCAAAGATTGATAATAATACAGAAACAATATATAACTTTATGTTtgtgatttaatataaataaataattataggtataatatatacaggGTTAAAACTTACGTTCCGCGTACCGTAGCGAGCGAGCTCCGTTCGGAATCGCTGTCTGAgctgaaattgaaattattgcgattaataatatatatatatttaagaattgataataatacagatattatgtatataagcaGTCAACACTTACGTTTCGCATGGTGTAGTTGGTCGGCGATTTTCTTCATCATCGCTATCCGagccaaaattgaaattattgtgattaataacatacatatacatatattttattttattttattttaaaaaatcaataccacagagacttgacaggttgccccaaagcgtcaatgtgattttaatacaaataataaaaatcataaaaattacaaaaaaaacatcataaaaaaaataataaaaatcataaataaaaaaaaacataagaaaataataaaaatcataaataaaaaaaaacatcataaaaaaataataaaaatcaagtaaaaaatatgtacacaaaataaaaacaaagaaataagattgaaaaatttatatcgtgctatttaggatgtgttccaccaactcaacataactggcatcgaataggtccaagtaatgtgccagtaagttaaggagtcgaacagctctcgagaggggggagttcatgagcacgtttgatttagccctaattggcaaaaatatatcatgttttcttaaaactctacgattttccggggcccagaattttagtttctccaggatagtgggattgtgaatctctcctctaagtaattttacgaaatgtttcccaagaaataaatctcttctctttgccagggagttgaaacccaaagatcccaagacaaaggcactagggaacagatatggataaaatccaaatgtcttcagatataaaaatctaaggaatttcctttggactcgttccaacattagagagtaacgaagttgatagggagaccatataatggagccaaactcgagcacactgcgaactaatgtacaatataagagacgaatggcagtga encodes:
- the LOC143922836 gene encoding uncharacterized protein LOC143922836, whose product is MASDAETPTDREMLTEHEVSTDDESLPDSYTFNHKRAKRMRVSNSSDNDSGEGSIATLRGTSDSDSERSSLATVRGNSDNDRDSGLCQASTILYETSDSDSEVSQTPSTLYRASNRDVKMRNPVSRMSICSDAGPSKCSESDVEMMSVRSASPTKMSISEAGSSSNELSDVEMRSRSSVSPTKICDSDVELMSIGSSTL